GTTGACGCGTCTGCCGAACCGGCGCTCGATCCTCGAGCGCTTCGGCGCGGAGTTAAGCCGGGCGCTGCGGGAGGGGCAGCCCCTCAGCGTCGCCGTCGTCGACCTCGACGATATGAAACGCGTCAACGACACGCTCGGGCACCAGGTCGGAGACGCGGTGCTCGTGCACGTCGCGAACAAGCTGCGGCGCCACATCCGCGTCCACGACGTTGTGGGGCGGCTCGGCGGCGACGAATTCATCCTGCTCTTCCCCAACACCGGCCGCGAGCAGGCCAACACCATTTTGCGGAGACTGGAACGGATCGACGCGAGCGGATCGGGTCAGCCCGGCGACCTCGCCATGACGCTCTCGTGGGGGCTTGCCACCTGGCCGGACGACGGCGTTGCGGTGGACGCGCTGATCGCCGTCGCCGACCGGCACCTCTATGCGATGAAGCGGGCGCATTTGGTGGAGCGGCCGAACGGGGCGGGGGGCGAAGGACTCGCCGCGAGCGGGGGTGTGACTCTCTCGCCCGAAGAGGCTCTGACCCCGCCCGTCTAGTCCCGGTGGAGGCATCCCGGGCGCTCGCCGCCATCCTGAAGACCCGGATCGTACCCATTATCCGCACCAAGTCCGCGGAGTGGGCCGAAGAGCTCGGCGGGATTCTCGCCGGCGCCGGACTCGACATCATCGAAATCACCTTTACCGTGCCCAACGCCCCGGCCGTGATCGCGCGCCTGCGGAAGAGATTCCCGGCCGTGCTGGTCGGGGCCGGCACCGTGACGGATGCCGCGACGGCCGAGCAGGCGATCGGCGCGGGCGCCCAATTCCTGTTAAGTCCCGCGTTGTCGCCCGGCATGGTCGAGGCCGCGCGCCGGCGGGGACTCCTCGCGATCCCGGGCGCGTACACGCCGACGGAAGTCTTGAGCGCGCTCGACGGCGGCGCGCCGCTGATCAAGCTGTTTCCGGCGGACGTCGGCGGGCCGGCGCACCTTCGGGCGCTGCGGGCGCCCCTGCCGCAGGCGCGGTTCCTGCCGACGGGGGGGGTCCGGCCGGACAACGTCGCGGAGTGGTTTGCCGCGGGCGCGTCCGCGGTGGGGATCGGATCGGCCCTCGTCGGTCCGGGCGACCGCGCCGTCGACGGCACGGCCGTCCGGACGCGGGTGGATATGCTCGTGCGTGCCGTCGCCGCGCACAGTCTCGAGGACTGAGGACCGGGGCGCGTATGGCAACCGTGATCGGCATCGGAGAAGCGATGGTCCGCCTCGCCCCGACCGCCGGTGAGACGCTCGAGTCGGCGGCGGCGTTCGCCGTGCAGGTCGGCGGCGCCGAAGCGAACGTCTGCGTCGCCCTCGCGCGCCTCGGCGTCCCGACGGCATGGATCTCCCGGCTGCCGGCCAATCCGCTCGGACGGCGCATCGCAGACGCGGTCCGCGCGGCGGGCGTCGACGCGGACGGTGTTCTGTGGACGCCCGAGGGAAACGCGGGCGTGATGTTCCTGCAGCCCGGAGCCGCCCCGCGCCCCGGCGAAGTCTTCTATTATCGGCGCCGGTCGGCGTTTGCCGAGATCGATCCCGACGCGGTGGGGTGGTCGCGCTTCGACGGCGCCCGCGTCGTGCATCTCACCGGGATTACCCCGGCGCTCGGCGAGCGGCCGCGCGACCTCGTGACCCGTGCCATCGCCGAGGCGCGGGCGCGGCAGGTGCTCGTTTCGTTCGACGTCAACTACCGCGCGACGTTGTGGCCGCCGTCCGCGGCGCGGGAGACCCTCGCGCCCCTGCTCAACGGGCTCGACATCGTGCTCGTCAACGATCGCGACGCGCGAGGCGTTTTCGAAATGCGGGGCGAGCCGGATACCGTCGCGCGCGCCCTACGGGACCGGCTGCGCTGCCGCGTGCTCGTGCTGACCTGCGGCGAGTCGGGGGCCGTGGCCGCCGACGCGGAGACGGTGGTGCGCCAGCCGGCGTTTCGCGCCGAGGTGGTGGACCGTGTCGGCCGCGGCGACGCGTTCGCCGCGGGATTTCTCTACGGATATCTCGCGCGGGGTACCGGCAACGGCCTTCGGTACGGGGCCGCCCTGGCCGCGCTCAAGCAGACCTACGCCGGGGATTTTTGCCGCGCGACGCTGCGCGACGTGGAAGCGGTGCTGCGCGGCGACGACCACGGTCTCCGGCGGTAGGCGGCGGGAGCCGCCCGTCCGCGCGCGACGGGCCTACCGGTCGTGGCGGGGCGCGGCGCCGTCGTCACCGGCGGGAGCCGGACGGCGGCGCGGCATCACGACGCCGAGCATCTGGCGAATCTCGGCGATGCCGCTCAGGGCCGCGAGGACTTTCGCGCGCGTGCCGCGGGCACGGGTCCGCAGCTCGTGCGCGTCGCGTTCGATCGCGCGGCGTGTCTCGGCTAGTCGATCCGAAGGATTCGCGTCCGAAACCACCGGGCATCCTCCTTCGCCGCCTGGATCGTCGTGCGCATCCGGACCACGATGCGGCGCAGTCTCAACGCCATCAGCAGCAGCAGCAGGCCCATCGCCACGGCGACGCCGGCGAACACAATGAGGGCCGCGCCCCAGGCCGGCAGGACCTGCGCGAGGGCGAGGACGGCCGCGGCCACGAGCAGCGCAAGCACATAGAACCCGAGCATCATCACGGTGCTGAGCAGCACGAGGGCCATGACGACGTCGCGCACCGCCAAACGAAGGTCCCGCGCGGCCGCGAGCGCGTAGGCCTGCACCATGAGGCCGAGGCTGCCCGCCAGACGCCGCAGGATCGTGCCCGTCGCGTCCGCGGCGGTGTCCTCGTCCTCGATCCGCCGTCCGTCGTCGATCGCGTCCCGCATTGCGACTCGCCTCCGTTCACGACACCATGCCGGCCGCGTGGTGCCGTTCGATGGAACCGCCCCGGCGCCCTGCGCACCCGCAGGAGGAGACGCGCGGGGAGCGGAACACCTACCTCCCGCACCTCGCGAATGCGTTGAAGGAGGACCGTTCACGGCGATGCCCCGTCCCGCGTTGAGATACCGGCGATGAACGCGATCGAGCGGCACGTGGTCGTCGTCGGCGCGGGGCCGGCCGGGCTCGCCGCCACCGGTGAGGCGCAGGCCGCCGGAGCCCGGGTCCTGCTCCTCGAAGAGCGCCCCGTGCTGGGCGGGCGCGCCGTTCTCGTGCCGGGCGCGCGCGGCCTCACCGAGGGCCTGATGCGGAGTCTCGGGTCCGCGGAGGTGTGGCGCAGCACACCGGTGTGGGGCATCGCGGGCCGTTCGCTCGCGGTGCTCCGGGCGCAGCGGATCGACACCGTCACGGGCGCCGCGGTCATTCTTGCCACCGGCGCCCCCGAGGTGATGATGCCGTTCCCGGGGTGGACGTTGCCCGGGGTGCTGACGCTCGAGGCGGCGTGGGACGCGGTCCGCGCCGGCCGGGTCACCGCCGAGTCCGGACCGGCGGTCGTCGTCGCGCGGGGCGAGCACGCCGCCCTTGCGACCCGGCTCGCCGAGCGGGGGCTCGCCGTGACCCTCGTTGCGCCCGACCGGCCGAACGGCGTGCCCGCCGCGATCCCCGTGCTGCCCGGCGTACCGGCCGAGGCGCGCGGCGCCGGCGCCGTCGAGGAAGTGCTCTTGGACGACGGCGTCGCGCACCCGTGCCGCCTGCTGTGCGTCGAATCGCCCCGCGTCCCCGCGGTCGAGCTGGCGCGTCTCGCCGGCTGCCCCTGTGTCTACCAGCCGCTCCTCGGCGGTTTCGTACCGCGCTATGATCCCACGCTGGCGGTGCACGGTCCGACGCCCGGCCTGTTCGTCGCCGGGGACGCGGCCGGCGTGGACACGCCGCGCGCGGCGGCGGAATCCGGCCGGCTCGCGGCGTGCGCCGCGCTCCACATGCTCGGGTTGCTCGAAGAGCCCGACGCGAAAATGGCGGAGGCGCGCCAGCGTCTCGCCGCGGCCGCCTCCCCGCTGCGGCACGCGGCGCGGGAGGCCCTGATGCTCGGCGCGGTGCCCGATGAGGTGATCGAGGCGTGGGCGCCGCGGCCCGACACGACCGTGTGCGCCTGCGAGGGCGTGCGGCTCGACGCGCTGCGCCAGGCGGCGGTGGCAGGCGCGGTGACGCCGGACGCGCTCGCCGCCCAGACGCGCTGCGGGTTGGGCGACTGCCGGTGGCGGCGGTGCGGGCCCCCGGTGATCCGGTGGCTCAGCGAGTTCTTACAGGTTCCGGCCGGCCGCGTCCCCCTGCCGTCGTTGTGGCCGCCGCTTCGACCCCTGCCGCTCGCGGCGCTGCTGCGTGCCGACGCCGAGACGGATGCGGGTCGTGCCTGATCGCGCGCGCGGATACGAAGTGGCGGTGCTCGGCGCCGGCTGCGCCGGGGCGGCCGCCGCCTACGCGCTCGCCCGCCGGCGCATCGCGCCGGTCGTTGTCGATACGTCTCGTCCGGACGGCGCGGTGCCGGCGTCGGCCGCCGTCGCTGTGCAGAGCGGAACCCCGGCCGACATCCGGCTCGCGGTGCGGAGCGCCGAACGGTTTCCCGAGCTCCAGGACGCGATCGGCGGTTTCGGGTACCGGCGCACCGGCGGCCTGACGGTGGCGCTGACCGACGCGGATGCGGAGATGGGCCGTGCGCGCGCAGCTCAGGCCGGCGCGGCCGGGCTGCCCGTGGCGTGGCTGTCGCGCGAGGAGACGCTGCGGCGCGAACCGGGGTTGACCGAGCACACCGCCGGCGCGGTGTACTGCGGCTACGACGGCGTCGCGGACCCGGGAGCGCTGGCGCGCCGCCTGCTCGCCGCCGCGCTGGGCTTCGGCGGCGCGACGCATCTCGACTGCGGCTATATCAGCATCGCCCGGCAGAACGGGGGCTTTCGTATCCGGACCGGACGCGACGAGATCGTCGCGCGGCGGGTCGTCGTGGCATCGATGGAGCTGCTCGGCATGGCCGTGCGGCAGCTCGGTGCCGGGCCGCCGGCGCGGAGCGGACGGCGCCGCGTCGCTGTCACGGAACGGATCGCGCCGCTGCTGCGGCACACTGTCAACGGGATCCGCCAACACCCTTCCGGTGAACTGGTGCTCGATCCGCCGGCGCTCGTCGACGAGGGCGCCACCGCGGAAAACGCCCGGGCGCTCGTCGAGGCGCTGCGCCGCATCGCAGCGGCCGCGGTGTGCCTGGTGCCCGGCGTCGAACCGGCGCGGATCATTCACGCGCCGCTGCTGGTCTCCGCGGAGCCGGCCGACGGCCGTCCGGCCGTCGGCCGGCTCGAGGACGATCTGTACTTCGCGCTCGCCGGCGCCGATCGGGCGGTCACATACTGTCCTGTCATCGGCGACGCGATCGCGGACGCTGTGTCGCGGAACCGGTGGCCGGACGGGCTGGATATTTGGGCGCCCGGCCGCTTCGCCGTCGTGGCGGCCGGCGCGGGGACGGCGGGAGGCCTTGGGCCGGACAGGGGGGTGCAGGATTCGTCCCAGGGTTCGTAGTAAGGAGGAACCACTTTGTTGGGCTGTAAGGCCTGGGGGAGGAATGAAGTAGCTATGCCTAAGGGTACGGTGAAGTGGTTTAATCGCGAGAAAGGTTATGGTTTTATTACCCCCGAGGAAGGAAAGGACGTGTTCGTGCATTACACGGGTATTGCCGGCGAGGGATTCCGCAACCTCGAGGAGGGCCAGGTTGTCGAGTTCGAGATCACACAGGGTCAGAAAGGCCCGCAGGCCCAGAATGTGAGGGTGGTCGGCTAGCCGGCGAAACTTCCAACAACTGCGCCAACGAACATAACCGCTTCAAAAGCGCCGGGCCGTCGGTCCGGCGCTCTCCTTTGTCCCGGGTTTAGTCCCGTGTTGCCCCGGTTGCCTCGGGCGCCGTCTCGCCTGGAATCATCTTTTATGATGAGCGGTTGCTCGTTTCTAACTTAACTCTCGTTTTCTTCTCCCATCCGCTCGAAGAAAATCGATTCTTGAAGCCGACTCGGGGGCGATATGTTGCGCATGGCCTTAGATGCGTGATAGATTAGAACGAGGACGGCACAATGGCAAAGAGGGCGAGAAAAACCGTAAATCAGCGTAAGTCCCGAGGCCCGGCCAAAAAAGTGGCCCGGACGGGCGCTTCCCGTGCCCGGAAGGCCGCAAAACCCGCCAAACGCCCGGCGAAGCCGAGGCAGGCACGGGTAAAAGTGGTCCGTTCGAGAGCGACGAAGGCCAGTAGAGCGCGAAAGGCCATCGTTCGCCGGCCGTCTCGCCCGCTCCCTCCGGCGGAGATGTTTAGCGAACGGCTGTTCCTGTCCAGTCTCGAGCGCAGCCTCCGGGATAACCGCCTTGTCTGGGAGGCCCTCGCCAAGCGATGAAGTACCTGACCGCGGAGCAGTTGCGGACGGTCAACCAGCGGATGATCCGGGCGACCGGCGGCCTCTATCTGGCCGGCGAACAGAACGTGGTATACCCGCCGAGTCTCGACTCCCTGGTTAATTTTGTCCAGACCCGCATCGCGCTCCGGCCGCAGCCGACCGTGTGGGACCTCGCCGCGTTCTATCTCGATCGGCTGATCCGCGACCAGATCTTTCACGACGGCAACAAGCGCACGGCACTCGAGGCCACGCGGCTGTTCCTGGAGGGTGCCGGGTACCGGTTGGCGCTGTCCCCGGCGGCCGAAACTGTCGAGTTCATCACCGGCGTGGCGAAGGGCGGCATGACCCGTGACGCCGTCGCCGTCTGGCTGCGCGGCCACTCCAAGCGTAAGA
This region of bacterium genomic DNA includes:
- a CDS encoding FAD-dependent oxidoreductase — encoded protein: MPDRARGYEVAVLGAGCAGAAAAYALARRRIAPVVVDTSRPDGAVPASAAVAVQSGTPADIRLAVRSAERFPELQDAIGGFGYRRTGGLTVALTDADAEMGRARAAQAGAAGLPVAWLSREETLRREPGLTEHTAGAVYCGYDGVADPGALARRLLAAALGFGGATHLDCGYISIARQNGGFRIRTGRDEIVARRVVVASMELLGMAVRQLGAGPPARSGRRRVAVTERIAPLLRHTVNGIRQHPSGELVLDPPALVDEGATAENARALVEALRRIAAAAVCLVPGVEPARIIHAPLLVSAEPADGRPAVGRLEDDLYFALAGADRAVTYCPVIGDAIADAVSRNRWPDGLDIWAPGRFAVVAAGAGTAGGLGPDRGVQDSSQGS
- a CDS encoding bifunctional 4-hydroxy-2-oxoglutarate aldolase/2-dehydro-3-deoxy-phosphogluconate aldolase, producing the protein MEASRALAAILKTRIVPIIRTKSAEWAEELGGILAGAGLDIIEITFTVPNAPAVIARLRKRFPAVLVGAGTVTDAATAEQAIGAGAQFLLSPALSPGMVEAARRRGLLAIPGAYTPTEVLSALDGGAPLIKLFPADVGGPAHLRALRAPLPQARFLPTGGVRPDNVAEWFAAGASAVGIGSALVGPGDRAVDGTAVRTRVDMLVRAVAAHSLED
- a CDS encoding sugar kinase, translated to MATVIGIGEAMVRLAPTAGETLESAAAFAVQVGGAEANVCVALARLGVPTAWISRLPANPLGRRIADAVRAAGVDADGVLWTPEGNAGVMFLQPGAAPRPGEVFYYRRRSAFAEIDPDAVGWSRFDGARVVHLTGITPALGERPRDLVTRAIAEARARQVLVSFDVNYRATLWPPSAARETLAPLLNGLDIVLVNDRDARGVFEMRGEPDTVARALRDRLRCRVLVLTCGESGAVAADAETVVRQPAFRAEVVDRVGRGDAFAAGFLYGYLARGTGNGLRYGAALAALKQTYAGDFCRATLRDVEAVLRGDDHGLRR
- a CDS encoding phage holin family protein; the encoded protein is MRDAIDDGRRIEDEDTAADATGTILRRLAGSLGLMVQAYALAAARDLRLAVRDVVMALVLLSTVMMLGFYVLALLVAAAVLALAQVLPAWGAALIVFAGVAVAMGLLLLLMALRLRRIVVRMRTTIQAAKEDARWFRTRILRID
- a CDS encoding type II toxin-antitoxin system death-on-curing family toxin encodes the protein MKYLTAEQLRTVNQRMIRATGGLYLAGEQNVVYPPSLDSLVNFVQTRIALRPQPTVWDLAAFYLDRLIRDQIFHDGNKRTALEATRLFLEGAGYRLALSPAAETVEFITGVAKGGMTRDAVAVWLRGHSKRKSNGRK
- a CDS encoding cold-shock protein; this translates as MPKGTVKWFNREKGYGFITPEEGKDVFVHYTGIAGEGFRNLEEGQVVEFEITQGQKGPQAQNVRVVG
- a CDS encoding FAD-dependent oxidoreductase encodes the protein MNAIERHVVVVGAGPAGLAATGEAQAAGARVLLLEERPVLGGRAVLVPGARGLTEGLMRSLGSAEVWRSTPVWGIAGRSLAVLRAQRIDTVTGAAVILATGAPEVMMPFPGWTLPGVLTLEAAWDAVRAGRVTAESGPAVVVARGEHAALATRLAERGLAVTLVAPDRPNGVPAAIPVLPGVPAEARGAGAVEEVLLDDGVAHPCRLLCVESPRVPAVELARLAGCPCVYQPLLGGFVPRYDPTLAVHGPTPGLFVAGDAAGVDTPRAAAESGRLAACAALHMLGLLEEPDAKMAEARQRLAAAASPLRHAAREALMLGAVPDEVIEAWAPRPDTTVCACEGVRLDALRQAAVAGAVTPDALAAQTRCGLGDCRWRRCGPPVIRWLSEFLQVPAGRVPLPSLWPPLRPLPLAALLRADAETDAGRA